A window of Fibrobacter sp. UWH6 contains these coding sequences:
- a CDS encoding type II toxin-antitoxin system RelB/DinJ family antitoxin: MSASTTVTFRIDPEVKKGAEQVFDSLGMNLSVGINMFLRQVVREQKYPCALDLDIAQSAKSTYTSSFWDLFGAGKDLDIDVPEELDSSLDASREEL, from the coding sequence ATGTCCGCATCTACCACAGTCACCTTTAGGATCGATCCCGAAGTCAAGAAGGGGGCGGAACAGGTTTTTGATTCCCTGGGAATGAACCTTTCTGTCGGTATCAACATGTTTCTGCGTCAGGTCGTGCGGGAACAGAAATACCCTTGCGCCCTGGATCTGGATATTGCGCAGTCCGCCAAAAGCACCTACACATCCAGCTTCTGGGATTTGTTTGGCGCAGGTAAGGACTTGGACATCGATGTACCCGAAGAATTGGATTCTTCCCTAGATGCTTCCAGGGAGGAACTGTGA